Proteins encoded together in one Aureibacillus halotolerans window:
- the glmM gene encoding phosphoglucosamine mutase has product MGKYFGTDGVRGVANSELTPELAFKIGRCGGYVLTRNNEKPKVLIGRDTRISGHMLEGALVAGLLSIGAEVMRIGVISTPGVAYLTKAMGAQAGVMISASHNPVEDNGIKFFGPDGFKLLDAQEAEIESLIDAADDELPRPVGADLGQVTDYFEGTQKYLQYLKHTVDEDFDGLHIALDCAHGATSSLASHLFADLEADITSIGTSPNGLNINAGVGSTHPETLAAVVKEKGADVGFSFDGDGDRLIAIDENGRVIDGDYILYVCAKFMREENRLKNNTVVSTIMSNIGYYKALDEIGIRSAKTAVGDRYVMEEMRKGNFNLGGEQSGHIIFLDYNTTGDGLLSALQLANIMKVTGKPLSELVAGMEKFPQHLVNVRVIDKNSMNTNTRILETIEQVQSEMGENGRILVRPSGTEPLVRVMAEAPTEDECRIYVQRVVDVIEEELGMKA; this is encoded by the coding sequence ATGGGTAAATATTTTGGAACAGATGGTGTACGTGGCGTGGCCAACAGCGAATTAACGCCAGAGCTTGCGTTTAAGATTGGCCGTTGCGGCGGATATGTACTGACCAGAAACAACGAAAAGCCAAAGGTCCTGATTGGAAGAGATACACGCATTTCTGGACATATGCTTGAAGGCGCTCTCGTCGCAGGATTGCTGTCTATTGGGGCAGAGGTGATGCGCATTGGCGTTATATCTACACCGGGCGTTGCTTATTTAACGAAGGCAATGGGCGCTCAAGCAGGGGTCATGATTTCTGCGTCCCATAACCCTGTGGAAGACAACGGCATCAAGTTTTTTGGCCCAGACGGTTTTAAATTATTGGACGCTCAAGAAGCGGAAATTGAGTCTCTTATTGATGCAGCGGATGATGAACTGCCACGTCCAGTCGGCGCAGACTTGGGTCAAGTCACTGACTACTTTGAAGGCACACAAAAATACCTACAATACTTAAAACATACTGTGGATGAAGATTTCGATGGCCTACATATTGCCCTCGACTGTGCACACGGAGCAACTTCTTCGTTGGCTTCGCATTTGTTTGCTGACCTTGAGGCGGATATTACGTCAATTGGCACATCGCCAAACGGCTTGAATATTAACGCTGGTGTGGGCTCCACCCACCCTGAGACTTTAGCTGCTGTGGTGAAGGAAAAAGGCGCGGACGTTGGTTTCTCCTTTGATGGAGATGGCGATCGTCTGATTGCGATTGACGAGAACGGACGTGTGATTGATGGCGACTACATTTTGTACGTTTGTGCGAAATTTATGCGTGAGGAAAATCGCCTAAAAAACAATACCGTCGTTAGTACTATTATGAGCAATATTGGGTACTACAAAGCCCTCGATGAGATCGGTATACGCAGTGCAAAAACAGCTGTTGGCGATCGTTATGTGATGGAGGAAATGCGCAAAGGTAACTTTAACCTTGGTGGTGAGCAGTCTGGGCACATCATTTTCCTTGATTACAACACGACCGGAGATGGCTTGCTGAGTGCATTGCAGCTTGCCAATATTATGAAAGTGACGGGAAAACCACTCTCTGAGCTGGTCGCTGGGATGGAGAAGTTTCCGCAGCATTTAGTGAACGTGCGCGTCATTGACAAAAACAGTATGAACACAAACACGCGTATTCTTGAGACGATTGAACAAGTACAGTCCGAAATGGGCGAAAACGGCCGCATTCTCGTTCGACCATCGGGTACAGAGCCACTCGTACGTGTCATGGCAGAAGCACCGACGGAAGACGAGTGTCGCATTTACGTGCAGCGCGTCGTTGATGTGATCGAAGAAGAGCTGGGCATGAAGGCGTAA
- the glmS gene encoding glutamine--fructose-6-phosphate transaminase (isomerizing) — translation MCGIVGYIGSEQAKEILLKGLERLEYRGYDSAGIALMDANGVKVYKEKGRIEALRGVVADDAVGATGIGHTRWATHGVPSHANAHPHQSESGRFTLVHNGVIENYQELKTEHLMDVGMTSDTDTEIIVQIVEQFTKQGLEAEEAFRKTLGLLKGSFALALLDNETPGRILVAKQKSPLLVGLGEHGNVVASDAMATLALTDQYVEIMDGEVVVLTENAAHISALDGTPVSREPYTAELDAADIEKGTYPHFMLKEIDEQPLVMRRIIQQYKDESGKLKVDEGVRQAVKAADRLYIIACGTSWHAGLVGKQFLETIAGVPTEVHIASEFSYNMPLLSERPLFVFISQSGETADCRSVLVDVKQLGHPTLTITNSPGSTLSREADHTLLLHAGPEIAVASTKAYTAQIAVLSILSVDVANGKGRTLTFDPLQELAIVANAMEVLCAQKDDYEQIARDYLSETRNAFFIGRAVDYYVVMEAALKLKEISYIQAEGFAGGELKHGTIALIEDGTPVFGLITQEHVAGHLRGNLQEVAARGANTCAIVSHDQARPGDQHVLPEVHPHFSPLASVIPFQLIAYYAALHRGCDVDKPRNLAKSVTVE, via the coding sequence ATGTGCGGAATTGTAGGATATATTGGATCGGAACAGGCAAAGGAAATTTTGTTAAAAGGTTTGGAGCGTCTGGAGTATCGTGGGTATGACTCGGCGGGTATTGCCCTCATGGACGCGAATGGCGTGAAGGTGTATAAAGAAAAAGGCCGTATCGAAGCGCTTCGTGGCGTTGTCGCTGACGACGCAGTTGGCGCAACAGGCATTGGTCATACACGTTGGGCAACACACGGCGTACCAAGCCATGCAAACGCGCATCCACACCAAAGCGAATCGGGTCGTTTTACGCTTGTGCATAACGGCGTGATTGAAAACTATCAGGAGCTTAAAACCGAGCATCTGATGGACGTTGGCATGACAAGCGACACCGACACTGAAATCATTGTCCAGATTGTTGAGCAGTTCACAAAGCAAGGTCTAGAGGCAGAAGAAGCGTTCCGGAAAACGCTTGGCCTATTAAAAGGGTCCTTTGCGCTTGCGTTGCTCGACAATGAAACCCCAGGCCGAATTCTTGTAGCCAAACAAAAAAGCCCATTGCTTGTTGGGTTAGGGGAGCATGGAAATGTCGTCGCTAGTGATGCGATGGCCACCCTTGCACTTACCGATCAATATGTGGAAATTATGGACGGAGAGGTCGTTGTGCTCACCGAGAATGCGGCACACATCTCTGCGCTCGACGGCACACCTGTGTCTAGAGAGCCCTACACCGCGGAACTGGATGCGGCCGATATTGAAAAAGGCACGTATCCGCACTTTATGCTCAAGGAAATCGATGAGCAGCCGCTCGTTATGCGCCGCATTATCCAGCAATACAAAGACGAATCCGGCAAACTAAAGGTGGACGAAGGCGTTCGCCAAGCCGTTAAAGCCGCCGATCGTTTGTACATTATTGCGTGTGGCACGAGCTGGCATGCAGGTCTCGTCGGCAAGCAGTTTCTAGAAACGATTGCCGGAGTGCCTACTGAAGTGCACATTGCCAGTGAGTTCAGCTACAACATGCCATTGTTGTCTGAGCGCCCGTTGTTTGTCTTTATCTCACAGAGTGGGGAAACCGCCGACTGCCGCAGCGTCCTTGTTGACGTGAAACAGCTCGGGCACCCTACGCTCACGATTACCAATTCGCCAGGCTCGACGTTGTCGAGAGAGGCCGATCATACATTATTGCTGCACGCTGGTCCGGAAATTGCGGTGGCTTCGACGAAAGCCTACACTGCACAGATCGCTGTTCTATCGATCTTGTCTGTCGATGTGGCCAATGGCAAAGGACGCACGCTCACGTTTGATCCATTGCAAGAATTAGCGATTGTCGCCAATGCGATGGAAGTGCTGTGCGCCCAGAAGGACGACTACGAGCAAATCGCTCGCGATTATCTATCCGAGACACGCAACGCCTTCTTTATCGGCCGCGCTGTCGATTATTACGTCGTGATGGAAGCTGCGCTGAAACTGAAAGAAATCTCGTACATCCAGGCAGAAGGCTTTGCCGGTGGCGAACTGAAGCACGGCACGATTGCCTTAATTGAAGACGGCACGCCAGTCTTCGGTCTGATCACCCAGGAGCATGTCGCAGGCCACCTACGAGGCAACCTGCAGGAAGTTGCCGCCCGTGGCGCCAACACCTGTGCGATCGTGTCCCATGACCAGGCTCGCCCAGGCGACCAGCACGTGCTGCCCGAAGTGCATCCGCACTTCAGCCCACTCGCCAGCGTCATCCCATTCCAGCTCATCGCATACTACGCCGCTCTTCATCGCGGCTGTGACGTTGATAAACCACGGAACTTGGCGAAGAGTGTTACGGTGGAGTAG
- a CDS encoding FtsW/RodA/SpoVE family cell cycle protein, translating into MSSSKFEGYLNKVISKVKSKEAHHMIIKELSSHMEELSQSFQKGGLSIKDADKKAMQEMGDPSTVGKNMNLLHQPRMDWLLIVLFVILAGISFLPLIGGVSVPSFSFMKKQVVWLVLAILALIGFLFFDYRKLKNLWMYFYGGGILLFFTTFLVGIELNGAKRWISFGGITIDGPAISLFLFLIAWAGIFAKINAFKGWKKHGMLLFLFWTPALLYIIIPHFMFSMIYVLCVLAMYVFSYIHKQFAIKVAVGHLLLGIIFISTMIFKLPKNHLSDTLIPLNDILSEAGWFGQGLYNDLKLPEAHIDFVFPFLVYSLGWVFGITLCLLLFVFILRISLNAFKTKDVFGKLLAIGGAALFIVPACWNILMGLGIVPIMVVPLPFISYGGSLLLGYSVLLGLILSVYRRKDIVEPTLVN; encoded by the coding sequence ATGAGTTCTTCTAAATTTGAGGGCTATTTAAATAAAGTAATCTCTAAAGTGAAATCCAAGGAAGCTCATCATATGATCATAAAAGAGCTTAGTAGTCATATGGAAGAGCTAAGCCAATCCTTTCAAAAAGGCGGATTATCTATAAAGGATGCGGACAAAAAGGCAATGCAGGAGATGGGCGATCCCTCTACTGTTGGTAAAAACATGAATCTTCTTCATCAACCGAGAATGGATTGGCTCCTTATTGTTTTATTTGTTATTCTTGCAGGCATTAGTTTTCTTCCACTGATTGGTGGGGTTTCAGTACCTAGCTTTTCTTTTATGAAAAAACAAGTCGTCTGGCTCGTCCTTGCTATTCTTGCTCTCATAGGGTTTCTTTTCTTTGATTACAGGAAACTGAAAAACTTGTGGATGTATTTTTATGGAGGTGGCATACTCCTATTTTTCACAACGTTTTTAGTTGGCATTGAGCTTAACGGAGCAAAAAGATGGATTTCTTTCGGGGGTATTACGATTGACGGACCAGCTATATCCTTATTTTTATTTCTCATAGCGTGGGCCGGCATTTTTGCCAAAATCAATGCGTTTAAGGGGTGGAAAAAACATGGAATGCTATTATTCCTATTTTGGACTCCAGCCCTTCTCTACATCATAATCCCACATTTTATGTTTAGTATGATATATGTTTTATGCGTATTAGCCATGTATGTGTTTTCTTATATCCATAAACAATTTGCCATTAAAGTAGCCGTGGGTCATTTGCTTCTAGGTATCATTTTCATTAGTACGATGATTTTTAAATTACCTAAAAACCATCTCTCTGATACACTCATACCATTGAACGATATCCTTTCAGAGGCTGGTTGGTTCGGCCAGGGACTTTACAATGATCTAAAGCTCCCTGAAGCACATATCGATTTTGTATTCCCATTTCTCGTCTATTCTCTTGGGTGGGTATTCGGAATTACCCTTTGTCTACTTCTCTTTGTATTTATTTTGCGAATTTCATTAAATGCGTTTAAAACAAAGGATGTATTCGGCAAATTATTAGCCATCGGAGGGGCTGCATTATTTATTGTCCCCGCTTGTTGGAACATTCTAATGGGTCTTGGAATAGTCCCCATCATGGTTGTACCCTTGCCGTTTATTAGTTATGGAGGAAGCCTGTTGCTAGGGTACTCTGTACTATTAGGCCTGATTCTGAGCGTTTATCGAAGAAAGGATATTGTAGAACCTACACTGGTAAATTGA
- a CDS encoding PadR family transcriptional regulator: protein MGDPFYSLKNSFKKDFEGLSFSEERKNAVKETIRRKQSHLDLEYWKVETLKNVLDSLKHEAKYGYDISTQLFRKDELSFKSNEGQIYTLLHLLENKKIITSKWMEDRKYYSLTTKGKKYLAACEHRDSKQHASLKYLIEEDSL, encoded by the coding sequence ATGGGCGATCCATTCTATAGCTTAAAGAATTCTTTTAAAAAAGATTTTGAAGGCCTTTCTTTTTCCGAGGAGAGAAAAAATGCGGTGAAAGAAACGATCCGGAGGAAGCAATCTCACCTAGACCTCGAGTATTGGAAAGTAGAAACCCTTAAAAATGTATTAGATTCACTGAAACATGAAGCAAAGTATGGGTACGATATTTCCACCCAACTATTTCGAAAAGACGAGCTTAGCTTCAAAAGCAATGAAGGCCAGATTTACACCCTTTTACATCTACTAGAAAATAAGAAAATCATTACTTCAAAATGGATGGAAGACAGGAAATACTATTCCCTAACTACGAAAGGAAAAAAATATCTAGCTGCTTGCGAACATAGAGATTCTAAACAACATGCATCACTGAAATATCTAATTGAGGAGGATTCTTTATGA
- a CDS encoding sigma-70 family RNA polymerase sigma factor, which translates to MAELEEIEINSNCIENTEQIIGQLMDNYSDDVLHLVFSYVKNRTTAEDLTQEIFIKCYEKLGQFNDKSSIKTWLYRIAINHCKDYLRSWHYRKVKFSDKVWDYIPSKSNHVDEEVISKNVANRLTSAVMELPVKYREVVFLYYYEELSLVNISKITDVNSNTLKTRLKTARELLKNKMKKEV; encoded by the coding sequence ATGGCTGAACTTGAGGAAATAGAAATAAATAGTAATTGCATAGAAAATACTGAGCAAATTATCGGCCAATTAATGGATAACTACAGCGATGATGTACTGCATCTTGTTTTTTCATATGTAAAGAATCGAACGACAGCTGAGGATTTAACGCAAGAGATATTTATTAAGTGCTATGAAAAATTAGGTCAGTTTAATGATAAGTCATCCATAAAAACGTGGCTGTATCGAATTGCCATTAATCATTGTAAGGATTACTTACGTAGTTGGCATTATCGTAAAGTAAAATTCAGCGATAAAGTTTGGGACTATATCCCATCTAAATCAAACCATGTGGACGAGGAAGTCATCTCAAAAAATGTAGCAAATCGTTTAACGAGTGCTGTTATGGAGTTACCAGTAAAATACAGAGAAGTTGTTTTTTTATATTACTACGAGGAGCTTTCTTTAGTAAATATCAGCAAGATTACGGATGTAAATAGCAATACATTGAAAACGAGATTAAAAACTGCCAGAGAATTATTAAAGAATAAGATGAAAAAGGAGGTTTAA
- a CDS encoding Lrp/AsnC family transcriptional regulator encodes MDSTDAKILKLLQTNARRTIADIGKLINMTQPAVKERVRKLEEKGVISSYGASLSPSKLGKETTAFVLFQTNSCEKFIDFCESHPDVIDLHRISGQHNYLVKVVTESTRSLDEFTDACGQFGFSTSLIVLSTPFEHKPLLPNNVEV; translated from the coding sequence GTGGATTCAACCGATGCGAAGATCCTTAAGTTGTTACAAACGAATGCACGAAGAACGATTGCAGACATAGGAAAATTAATTAATATGACACAGCCTGCTGTAAAGGAGAGGGTGAGAAAGTTAGAGGAAAAAGGGGTAATTTCGTCTTATGGAGCATCTTTGTCTCCCAGTAAGCTTGGGAAAGAGACCACAGCATTTGTCCTGTTTCAAACAAACAGCTGCGAAAAGTTTATTGATTTTTGCGAAAGTCATCCGGATGTTATTGACCTTCATCGTATTAGTGGTCAACATAATTATCTAGTGAAAGTTGTTACAGAATCAACGCGATCATTGGACGAATTCACAGATGCCTGTGGCCAATTTGGGTTTTCGACTTCTCTAATCGTGCTATCCACTCCTTTTGAACACAAACCGCTCCTTCCTAACAATGTAGAGGTGTGA
- a CDS encoding UDP-N-acetylmuramoyl-L-alanyl-D-glutamate--2,6-diaminopimelate ligase yields the protein MRLKELADLLMVKKIDGDIDVDITGIQMDSRKIEKGNLFVCVPSMNGLLDDRHQFIDDAVSKGAIATIVERDVGNHPNVTKIHVKSARYAMAIMSAHFYGHPSNALRLYGITGTNGKTTTSYIIETIFASHKLTMGLMGNNGMKINGTFYPTDINTQEPPVLQKNLRQMVNQNVDCCVMEVSSQGLDMARVVGCHFTVGIFTNLTQDHLDYHKTFESYRDAKGLLFSRLGNNSSHKNRQYAVLNADDPVSNHFKNRTAAEVITYGIKESADVSAKEITIGATGISFRLESFKGNIDIELKLIGRFNVYNTLAAITASLIEGIPLERIKSSLATMDNVRGRMELVNAGQNFLVLVDYSHTPDALENVLTTLKEFSKGRIITVFGCGGDRDASKRPKMGRIASALSDHVIITSDNPRSEDPVKIVTEIAAGIDNSSTNYELINNRATAIQAAIQMASKDDIVLIAGKGHENYQILHSETIHFDDREEAIKVLNTLD from the coding sequence TTGAGATTAAAAGAACTCGCTGATTTGTTAATGGTGAAGAAAATTGATGGCGACATCGATGTTGATATCACAGGCATCCAAATGGACTCCAGAAAAATAGAAAAAGGGAATCTGTTTGTTTGTGTGCCTAGCATGAACGGGTTATTGGACGATCGGCATCAATTTATAGATGATGCTGTTTCAAAAGGTGCAATTGCGACGATCGTAGAAAGAGACGTCGGAAATCATCCGAATGTTACAAAAATACATGTCAAAAGTGCGAGATACGCTATGGCGATCATGTCAGCTCATTTTTATGGACACCCATCGAATGCTCTTAGATTGTACGGGATCACCGGGACAAACGGCAAAACCACGACAAGTTATATCATTGAAACGATATTTGCTAGTCACAAGCTTACTATGGGGTTAATGGGCAATAACGGCATGAAAATAAATGGGACGTTCTATCCGACAGACATAAACACGCAAGAGCCGCCAGTCCTGCAAAAAAACCTAAGGCAAATGGTGAATCAAAACGTGGACTGCTGCGTCATGGAGGTGAGCTCCCAAGGTCTAGACATGGCACGGGTTGTAGGCTGTCATTTTACTGTAGGTATTTTCACAAATCTAACGCAAGATCATTTGGATTACCATAAGACATTTGAAAGTTATAGAGATGCAAAAGGGTTATTGTTCTCTCGGCTTGGCAACAACAGCTCTCATAAAAATAGACAGTATGCGGTATTAAATGCGGATGACCCAGTGTCCAATCATTTTAAAAATAGAACGGCTGCCGAAGTTATCACATATGGAATTAAAGAAAGTGCGGATGTTTCTGCAAAGGAGATCACCATTGGCGCGACTGGCATTTCTTTTCGCTTAGAGTCATTTAAAGGCAACATTGATATAGAACTAAAACTCATTGGACGATTTAATGTGTACAACACTTTGGCTGCGATCACGGCTTCACTGATTGAAGGGATACCTCTTGAACGTATTAAAAGTAGCTTAGCAACTATGGACAATGTTCGCGGGAGGATGGAGCTGGTCAATGCTGGGCAAAACTTTCTCGTTCTCGTCGACTATTCACACACACCAGATGCTTTAGAAAATGTATTAACGACCCTGAAGGAGTTCTCTAAAGGCCGGATTATCACCGTATTTGGATGTGGTGGCGATCGAGATGCTAGCAAGCGTCCAAAAATGGGGAGAATTGCGAGTGCTTTGAGTGATCATGTGATAATTACTTCGGATAATCCAAGATCAGAAGACCCAGTAAAGATCGTGACAGAAATCGCAGCTGGTATTGATAATTCTTCGACCAATTATGAGCTTATCAATAACCGGGCTACAGCCATTCAAGCAGCCATACAAATGGCATCAAAAGATGATATTGTTTTAATCGCTGGCAAGGGTCATGAAAATTATCAGATTCTACACTCTGAAACCATCCATTTTGATGACAGGGAAGAAGCGATCAAAGTCCTCAATACACTTGACTAA
- a CDS encoding NUDIX domain-containing protein produces MSIAIEKVTAFITRSRAGVTELLLFEHPHAGIQLPAGTVEVAESHRAAAVREAMEETGIQQYKGTKYIGKMESELPTDQFAVTTDTKVYSRPDTTSFDWARFLRGIRVNLQRVEGSFSQVSYEENDQLVHPNYTTYHIMGWVPTDCLTNRMVRYFYHLSVEDDGRQSWVVEVDNHHYRLFWSPIEHLPAIVTPQQAWIEYVCNELHYRFDEAAKSNPNDTAQ; encoded by the coding sequence TTGTCCATAGCCATTGAAAAGGTTACAGCGTTCATCACTCGATCACGAGCAGGCGTAACGGAACTTTTATTGTTCGAACACCCACATGCAGGCATCCAACTTCCTGCTGGAACGGTGGAGGTTGCTGAAAGCCACAGAGCTGCCGCTGTCCGAGAAGCAATGGAGGAAACAGGCATCCAGCAGTATAAAGGCACTAAATATATCGGGAAGATGGAGAGTGAGCTCCCGACAGATCAATTTGCCGTCACAACTGATACCAAAGTGTATTCAAGACCGGACACGACTAGCTTTGATTGGGCGAGATTTCTTAGGGGAATCAGGGTAAACCTTCAGCGGGTGGAGGGGAGTTTTTCTCAGGTTTCCTATGAAGAAAATGATCAACTTGTTCATCCTAATTACACGACGTATCATATTATGGGATGGGTTCCGACAGACTGTTTGACCAACAGGATGGTCCGCTACTTTTATCATTTGTCTGTAGAGGACGATGGACGTCAGAGCTGGGTTGTTGAAGTGGACAACCACCACTACCGTTTGTTTTGGTCGCCAATTGAGCATTTGCCGGCGATTGTGACTCCGCAGCAAGCGTGGATTGAGTATGTGTGTAATGAACTTCATTATCGGTTTGATGAGGCTGCTAAAAGTAATCCTAACGATACTGCTCAATAA
- a CDS encoding VOC family protein, producing the protein MATDVWINLPVENTQRSKSFFEQLGFDVSVREETGHVILSFGENNSSVMLFPREMFEQFTGQDAADPREASQVLISISAASRDEVNELARNAEAAGGSVYAEPAESQGFMYGCGFADPDGHRWNALYMDPEQMPKA; encoded by the coding sequence ATGGCTACGGATGTATGGATCAATCTTCCTGTAGAAAACACGCAACGGTCTAAATCATTCTTTGAACAGCTTGGGTTTGATGTGTCTGTGCGAGAAGAGACGGGGCATGTGATTTTGTCGTTTGGAGAGAATAACTCATCGGTGATGCTGTTTCCACGAGAGATGTTTGAACAATTCACTGGACAAGACGCTGCCGATCCCAGGGAGGCTTCTCAAGTCTTGATTTCCATAAGTGCAGCGAGCCGGGATGAGGTCAATGAACTGGCAAGAAACGCGGAAGCCGCTGGAGGCTCCGTCTACGCGGAGCCAGCGGAAAGCCAAGGTTTTATGTACGGGTGTGGCTTTGCCGATCCAGATGGGCACCGCTGGAATGCACTCTACATGGATCCGGAACAGATGCCAAAAGCGTAA
- a CDS encoding SRPBCC family protein has protein sequence MPIIKHKEIIKAPVDVCFDLARNVDIHTKTTAKTKEKVIGGVLKGLLEKGDTVTWEATHFGIKQKLTAKVTHMKKPTLFVDVMVKGAFKSFTHTHQFIEKMDGTLMIDTFEYKSPFGPIGIIADKLFLEKYMANFLSSRAKELKRIAEK, from the coding sequence ATGCCAATTATCAAGCATAAGGAAATCATCAAGGCACCTGTTGATGTATGTTTTGACCTAGCAAGAAATGTGGATATACATACTAAAACGACGGCTAAAACGAAAGAAAAAGTGATAGGCGGGGTGCTCAAAGGATTGTTAGAAAAGGGTGATACGGTGACTTGGGAAGCTACTCATTTCGGTATTAAACAAAAACTAACCGCAAAAGTGACACATATGAAAAAACCTACTTTGTTTGTTGATGTTATGGTCAAAGGAGCTTTTAAATCATTTACACACACCCATCAATTTATAGAAAAAATGGATGGGACACTAATGATTGATACATTTGAGTACAAATCACCTTTTGGTCCTATTGGTATCATTGCAGACAAACTATTTTTGGAGAAGTATATGGCAAACTTTCTAAGTTCTCGTGCAAAAGAACTAAAAAGAATTGCAGAAAAATAA
- a CDS encoding helix-turn-helix transcriptional regulator, with the protein MKLDRLLGITMELLTKKRVTAPELAAKFEVTVRTIYRDMELINQSGIAVASIPGSQGGYELMSGFFLTKQHFSLEDFSLIYAVFKGMEGAVGSASISPLLSKLGALQPALLNEDRKDRIIVAMSGSETEKSTIPILLQSIDQSRRVRCSYTDAKGKQSERTIEPYNLLWEEGKWYVESYCLSRKDDRFFRVSRMNAVEVLEETFLPRKKALKSHEGQGMDIHLRFHQNVKQRVIEQFPDEYEELGDVIDVHTVFYSKEYALSVALSYGDDVRIMAPTELKDELLETIKRMASLYS; encoded by the coding sequence ATGAAGCTGGACCGATTGCTGGGGATTACGATGGAATTGCTGACGAAGAAGCGAGTGACGGCGCCGGAGTTGGCTGCCAAGTTTGAGGTGACGGTGAGGACGATTTATCGGGACATGGAGCTGATCAACCAGTCGGGCATTGCGGTAGCTTCGATTCCTGGCAGTCAGGGCGGCTATGAGTTAATGAGCGGTTTTTTCCTGACAAAGCAGCACTTTTCACTTGAGGATTTCTCCCTCATCTATGCCGTCTTTAAAGGGATGGAGGGGGCTGTGGGCTCGGCAAGCATCAGTCCGTTGCTTAGTAAGCTTGGTGCCCTGCAGCCTGCGCTATTAAACGAGGATCGGAAGGATCGCATCATCGTTGCCATGAGCGGCTCAGAGACTGAAAAAAGCACCATTCCCATTCTTCTGCAATCGATCGACCAATCGCGAAGGGTCCGCTGTTCGTACACGGATGCGAAAGGCAAGCAATCGGAACGAACGATCGAACCGTACAACCTTCTTTGGGAGGAGGGGAAATGGTACGTCGAAAGCTACTGTTTGTCGCGGAAGGACGATCGCTTCTTCCGTGTGTCCCGAATGAATGCTGTCGAGGTGCTGGAGGAAACATTTCTTCCACGGAAAAAAGCGTTGAAATCGCATGAAGGACAGGGGATGGACATTCATCTGCGTTTTCATCAAAACGTAAAGCAGCGTGTCATTGAGCAGTTTCCAGACGAATATGAGGAGCTTGGCGATGTGATTGACGTACACACGGTCTTCTATTCTAAGGAATACGCGCTTTCCGTCGCCCTTAGCTATGGGGACGACGTCCGGATCATGGCCCCTACTGAGTTGAAAGACGAATTGCTTGAAACGATCAAACGAATGGCAAGCCTCTATTCATGA